In Rattus rattus isolate New Zealand chromosome 3, Rrattus_CSIRO_v1, whole genome shotgun sequence, one genomic interval encodes:
- the LOC116897337 gene encoding ribosome-recycling factor, mitochondrial-like: MKTMKSVMEALKDNFNKTLNIRTAPGSLDHITVVTADGKLALNQIGQISVESPQLILGNMASFPECTAAAIKAIRESGMNLNPEVEGTLIRVPIPKVTREHREMLVKLAKQNTNKAKENLQKVHTNAMNKLKKSKDKTSEDTIRLIEKQISQMADDTVAELDRRLAAKTKELLG; the protein is encoded by the coding sequence ATGAAGACAATGAAATCTGTGATGGAAGCACTTAAAGATAATTTCAATAAGACTCTCAACATAAGGACTGCACCAGGATCCCTTGATCATATTACTGTGGTAACTGCTGATGGGAAGCTCGCTCTAAACCAGATTGGCCAGATCTCCGTGGAGTCGCCACAGTTGATTCTGGGGAATATGGCCAGCTTCCCAGAGTGTACAGCTGCAGCTATCAAGGCTATAAGAGAAAGTGGAATGAATCTGAACCCAGAAGTGGAAGGAACACTAATTCGGGTACCCATTCCTAAAGTAACCAGggaacacagagaaatgctggtgAAACTGGccaaacagaacaccaacaaAGCCAAAGAAAATTTACAGAAGGTTCACACTAATGCAATGAATAAACTGAAGAAGTCAAAGGACAAAACCTCGGAGGACACCATTAGGCTCATCGAGAAGCAGATCAGCCAAATGGCGGACGACACAGTGGCAGAGCTGGACCGGCGTCTCGCAGCAAAGACCAAAGAACTTCTTGGATGA